One window from the genome of Salisaeta longa DSM 21114 encodes:
- a CDS encoding protein phosphatase 2C domain-containing protein, protein MIPLTAHGTTFPGRRDVNQDDVLHCYPGPGAFFFAVADGMGGVAGGKIASETVLDTCNEYLAVRMQKQVAPSDLKEIMGEMYSRCQAAIRAVTDERPDLEGMGTTLTCMLGYEGQYIIGNLGDSRVYRLHEGQMEQVTEDHSYLNEFKKKSGGQPLDPDFVAQYGHIINKTLDGSDDTPDFFPQDRTAYTLASGDGFLLCSDGLIVDQLQDQAQLFKSYMMGTPDLQTAAESLVSLAYYSGSMDNISVVLVEAGELQRDLGRVRTYPFPPRQEEEHA, encoded by the coding sequence ATGATACCCCTTACTGCACACGGCACAACATTTCCTGGGCGCCGTGACGTCAACCAAGACGATGTGCTGCACTGCTATCCCGGCCCGGGGGCGTTCTTCTTTGCGGTGGCCGACGGCATGGGCGGCGTGGCCGGCGGAAAGATTGCCAGCGAAACGGTGCTCGATACGTGCAATGAGTACCTCGCGGTGCGCATGCAAAAACAAGTGGCCCCGAGCGATCTGAAAGAGATTATGGGGGAGATGTACAGCCGCTGTCAGGCGGCTATTCGGGCCGTAACCGACGAGCGCCCCGATCTGGAAGGCATGGGCACCACCCTCACGTGCATGCTGGGTTATGAAGGGCAGTACATCATTGGCAATCTGGGCGACAGCCGCGTCTACCGGCTGCATGAGGGCCAGATGGAGCAAGTGACCGAAGATCACTCCTACCTCAACGAGTTCAAGAAGAAGTCCGGCGGACAACCGCTCGACCCGGATTTTGTAGCGCAGTACGGCCACATCATCAATAAAACCCTGGACGGCAGCGACGACACGCCCGATTTCTTTCCGCAAGACCGCACGGCGTACACCTTAGCCTCGGGCGACGGCTTTTTGCTTTGCTCTGACGGGTTGATTGTAGACCAGCTGCAAGACCAGGCCCAGCTCTTCAAGTCGTACATGATGGGAACCCCCGACCTGCAAACGGCAGCCGAGTCGCTCGTATCGCTAGCGTACTACTCAGGGTCGATGGATAATATCTCGGTCGTGCTTGTCGAGGCCGGCGAGTTGCAGCGCGACCTGGGCCGCGTACGCAC
- the aat gene encoding leucyl/phenylalanyl-tRNA--protein transferase, which translates to MTLTPNLLRQAYAQGIFPMGDDAHGGIHWYAPDPRGILPLDAFHVPHNLARRVARQPFRVTTDTAFPDVIRACADRSRTWITAPIIDAYTALHEQGAAHSVECWTDDDTLAGGLYGVALGGAFFGESMFFRVSNASKVALVHLVQQLRAGGFALLDVQYSNAHLEQFGVVDIPRTDYMQRLAHALTIDATWWPKAASAIAADVRHT; encoded by the coding sequence GTGACGCTTACCCCCAATCTCCTCCGGCAGGCCTACGCGCAGGGCATCTTTCCGATGGGCGACGATGCGCACGGCGGCATCCACTGGTACGCCCCCGATCCGCGGGGCATTTTGCCGCTCGATGCGTTCCACGTGCCGCACAATCTCGCGCGCCGCGTGGCACGGCAGCCCTTCCGCGTAACGACCGACACGGCCTTCCCCGACGTCATCCGGGCCTGCGCCGATCGCTCGCGCACATGGATCACCGCCCCCATCATTGATGCGTACACGGCGCTGCACGAGCAGGGAGCGGCGCACAGCGTAGAGTGCTGGACCGACGACGACACGCTTGCCGGCGGGCTCTACGGCGTGGCGCTGGGCGGTGCGTTCTTTGGCGAGTCGATGTTCTTTCGGGTGAGCAACGCCTCGAAGGTCGCGCTCGTCCACCTGGTGCAGCAGCTACGCGCCGGGGGATTTGCGCTGCTCGATGTGCAGTACAGCAACGCGCACCTGGAGCAGTTTGGGGTGGTCGACATCCCGCGCACCGACTACATGCAACGCCTCGCGCATGCCCTGACGATCGATGCGACGTGGTGGCCCAAAGCGGCATCTGCCATTGCAGCAGACGTCCGCCACACGTAG
- a CDS encoding HAD family hydrolase has product MHLLLFDIDGTLVTADHRVARAAVEDALHTWSGRRLDTTGVDFAGRTDRFIMQTVLQRNGIAPTEGALNEALAVYGRAACEAFAAPDVRALPGAVALVEALAAHPEVQLGLVTGNVEAVAYQKLAFVGCASYFPFGGFGDEHTDRNDLPPLAQERAAVHAGRAFAPHRTIIVGDTIHDIGCARAAGVRAVSVCTGAHSRDQLAQAGPDVLLDAFDGPSHFITDVLHALRA; this is encoded by the coding sequence ATGCACCTACTGTTATTTGACATCGACGGCACGTTGGTGACGGCCGACCACCGCGTGGCCCGCGCGGCGGTGGAGGACGCGCTGCACACGTGGAGCGGCCGCCGGCTGGATACGACGGGCGTCGACTTTGCGGGCCGCACCGATCGGTTCATCATGCAGACGGTGCTGCAGCGCAACGGCATTGCCCCCACCGAGGGCGCGCTCAACGAGGCCCTTGCGGTGTATGGGCGGGCGGCGTGCGAGGCGTTTGCGGCGCCGGATGTGCGCGCGCTGCCGGGTGCTGTGGCCCTGGTTGAGGCGCTGGCTGCGCATCCGGAGGTGCAGCTGGGGCTGGTGACGGGCAACGTGGAGGCGGTGGCCTATCAAAAGTTGGCATTCGTCGGCTGTGCCTCCTATTTTCCCTTTGGCGGGTTCGGCGATGAACATACCGACCGAAACGACCTTCCGCCGCTTGCACAGGAGCGGGCGGCGGTGCATGCGGGGCGTGCGTTTGCGCCGCACCGCACCATTATTGTGGGCGATACCATCCACGACATCGGATGTGCGCGGGCCGCGGGGGTGCGGGCGGTAAGCGTGTGCACCGGCGCACACAGCCGCGACCAGCTGGCGCAAGCCGGCCCCGATGTGCTCCTTGACGCTTTCGATGGTCCCTCCCATTTTATAACCGATGTCCTACATGCCCTGCGCGCCTAA
- the polA gene encoding DNA polymerase I, whose product MATSSDRTLYLIDAMALAYRAHYIFISRPLITSNGENTSAAFGFTNSLLKLIDDHSIEHIAVVFDAAGEEGTFREDIYEEYKAHRDPPPEELLENLPRIKDIVRAMDIPVVEVPGVEADDVIGTLARSAEADDTDVVIVSPDKDFKQLLSDRISMYKPARGDQDFEVITAESFREEMALDPAQFIDMLALWGDSSDNVPGVPLIGEKTSAKFLREYDSMENIIAHADEIGGKRGENLKEYAEQARMSRRLVRIKTDLDVQYDWHELRRANPDEAALRQLFQRFEFTSLIDRMDLNGAETDAPMSDDTPDDPALSFDFGPYEEVQTIDAGAVDYAFVQTKEELEDFAETLREKTRYAFDTETTSTDPHYASLVGMSFAWAAQHARYVPTPLPDGTTTEDVLAVLGPVLERDTTKIGHNIKYDWLVMKRHGVVLGGPVYDTMVAHYLLAPEEAHNLTDVARALLNYKMVPISDLIGEGASQRSMRDVAVDDAARYACEDADITWRLADTLDDKLDDVQATAIVHDIEFPLVRVLARMEARGIRIDTDILDRISAELQEKLERIEAEIFEHAGETFNINSTQQLGEILFEKLDLPVISKTATGRPSTKESVLQELSTEHEIPGLVLDWRSTYKLKSTYLDTLGELVHPDTGRLHTSFNQTRTATGRLSSSDPNLQNIPVRTAVGREVRKAFVPQDDWQLMAADYAQIELRILASMSGDEAMQETFRTGGDIHTDAAARVYDIAPDEVTADQRRKAKEVNYGIPYGVSPWGLAQRLRIEVDEAQTLINQYRKSYPGVSQLLNRLVEDAQEKGYAETLLGRRRYVPNINAKNSNRRGAAERVAVNMPIQGTQADMIKIAMNRIQERLDDEGLHSRMLLQVHDELVFEVAPAEEDALRALVNTEMKDALPLQDVPIVVDIGVADNWLDAH is encoded by the coding sequence ATGGCTACCTCCTCCGACCGCACGCTGTACCTCATCGACGCCATGGCGCTGGCGTACCGTGCGCATTACATCTTCATCAGCCGCCCGCTCATCACCTCGAACGGTGAAAACACCTCGGCGGCGTTTGGCTTCACCAACTCGCTGCTGAAGCTCATCGACGACCACTCGATCGAGCACATCGCCGTTGTGTTCGACGCGGCCGGCGAGGAAGGGACCTTCCGCGAAGACATCTACGAGGAGTACAAGGCGCACCGCGATCCGCCGCCCGAGGAGCTCCTCGAAAACCTGCCGCGCATCAAAGATATCGTGCGGGCCATGGACATCCCCGTGGTGGAAGTGCCCGGCGTGGAGGCCGACGACGTCATCGGCACGCTCGCGCGCTCGGCCGAGGCCGATGACACCGATGTCGTCATCGTATCGCCCGACAAGGACTTCAAGCAGCTCCTGTCCGATCGCATCTCGATGTATAAGCCGGCCCGCGGCGATCAGGATTTTGAGGTTATCACGGCCGAGTCGTTCCGCGAGGAGATGGCGCTGGACCCCGCCCAGTTCATCGACATGCTGGCACTGTGGGGCGATTCGTCGGACAATGTGCCGGGGGTGCCGCTCATCGGCGAAAAGACGTCCGCCAAATTTCTGCGGGAATATGACTCGATGGAAAACATCATCGCCCATGCCGACGAGATTGGCGGCAAGCGCGGCGAAAACCTGAAGGAGTACGCCGAGCAGGCCCGCATGAGCCGGCGCCTCGTGCGCATCAAAACCGACCTGGACGTGCAGTACGACTGGCACGAGCTGCGCCGCGCCAACCCCGACGAGGCTGCACTGCGCCAGCTCTTTCAGCGCTTCGAGTTTACCTCGCTGATCGACCGCATGGACCTTAACGGTGCGGAGACGGACGCGCCCATGAGTGACGACACGCCCGACGACCCGGCGCTGTCGTTCGACTTTGGCCCGTATGAAGAGGTGCAAACGATTGATGCCGGGGCGGTCGACTATGCGTTTGTGCAGACCAAGGAGGAGCTGGAAGACTTTGCTGAGACGCTACGCGAGAAGACGCGCTACGCGTTCGATACCGAAACCACCTCTACCGACCCGCACTACGCGAGCCTCGTGGGGATGTCGTTCGCATGGGCCGCGCAGCACGCGCGCTACGTCCCCACGCCGCTCCCAGACGGCACCACGACCGAGGACGTGCTCGCCGTTTTGGGGCCCGTGCTGGAGCGCGACACCACCAAGATAGGCCACAACATCAAGTACGACTGGCTCGTGATGAAGCGCCACGGCGTGGTGCTGGGCGGACCGGTGTACGACACGATGGTTGCCCACTACCTGCTCGCGCCCGAGGAGGCCCACAACCTCACCGACGTGGCCCGCGCCCTCCTAAACTACAAGATGGTGCCCATCAGCGACCTCATCGGCGAGGGGGCCAGCCAGCGCTCCATGCGCGACGTGGCCGTCGACGACGCGGCCCGCTATGCCTGCGAGGATGCCGACATCACGTGGCGCTTGGCCGACACGCTCGACGACAAACTCGACGACGTGCAGGCGACCGCGATTGTGCACGACATCGAGTTCCCGCTCGTGCGCGTACTGGCCCGCATGGAGGCCCGCGGCATCCGCATCGACACCGACATCCTCGACCGCATCTCTGCCGAGCTGCAGGAGAAGCTGGAACGCATTGAGGCCGAGATTTTTGAGCACGCCGGCGAGACGTTCAACATCAACTCGACGCAGCAACTCGGCGAAATCCTCTTCGAGAAGCTCGACCTGCCGGTGATCTCCAAGACCGCCACCGGCCGCCCCTCCACCAAAGAAAGCGTGCTGCAGGAGCTCTCCACCGAGCACGAGATTCCAGGCCTCGTGCTCGACTGGCGCTCCACATACAAGCTCAAGAGCACCTACCTCGACACACTGGGCGAGCTTGTGCATCCCGACACCGGGCGCCTCCACACCAGCTTTAACCAAACGCGCACGGCCACCGGACGGCTCTCGTCGAGCGACCCCAACCTTCAAAACATTCCGGTGCGCACCGCCGTGGGCCGCGAGGTGCGCAAGGCGTTTGTGCCGCAAGACGACTGGCAGCTGATGGCGGCCGACTACGCCCAGATCGAGTTGCGCATCCTGGCGTCGATGAGCGGCGACGAGGCGATGCAGGAGACCTTTCGCACCGGCGGCGACATCCACACCGACGCGGCGGCCCGCGTGTACGACATCGCCCCCGACGAGGTGACTGCCGACCAGCGGCGCAAAGCAAAGGAAGTCAACTACGGCATTCCGTACGGGGTGTCGCCCTGGGGGCTTGCGCAACGCCTCCGCATTGAGGTCGACGAGGCCCAGACGCTCATCAACCAGTACCGGAAGTCGTACCCCGGCGTCTCGCAGCTGCTCAACCGGCTGGTGGAGGACGCGCAGGAGAAGGGCTATGCCGAGACGCTGCTGGGCCGCCGTCGCTACGTGCCCAACATCAATGCCAAGAACAGCAACCGCCGTGGCGCAGCGGAGCGTGTGGCCGTTAACATGCCCATTCAGGGCACGCAGGCCGATATGATCAAGATTGCAATGAACCGCATCCAGGAGCGGCTGGACGATGAGGGCCTCCACAGCCGCATGCTGCTGCAGGTGCACGACGAGCTGGTGTTTGAAGTGGCCCCCGCGGAGGAAGACGCCCTGCGCGCGCTGGTGAACACCGAGATGAAGGACGCCCTGCCGCTGCAGGACGTACCCATTGTGGTCGACATTGGCGTAGCCGATAACTGGCTCGACGCCCACTAA
- a CDS encoding SDR family NAD(P)-dependent oxidoreductase, whose translation MGRLDGKVAVITGGAGGIGRATGQRFVDEGARVVLADRDEEAVQEAAATLGAPDHVATVAGDVSTEEANAQFVQTARDAFGGLDIFVANAGIEGVHAPLTDYPLETFDQVLAVNVRGVFLGLRHAFPALTERGGGSIIITSSVAGVQGTGQVSAYTTSKHAVVGLMREAAREGAPHNIRVNTVHPGPVDNRMMRSLESGFAPDDPAAAKKQFEAAIPLNRYADNDDVARAMLYLASDESAYITGARHMVDGGMTA comes from the coding sequence ATGGGACGACTGGACGGAAAAGTTGCGGTGATTACAGGCGGCGCCGGGGGCATTGGACGCGCCACGGGGCAGCGCTTTGTGGATGAGGGCGCACGTGTTGTGCTGGCGGACCGCGACGAAGAAGCAGTGCAAGAAGCGGCAGCAACCCTCGGTGCCCCCGATCACGTCGCCACCGTAGCGGGCGACGTATCCACGGAAGAGGCCAACGCCCAATTCGTGCAGACGGCCCGTGACGCGTTTGGCGGGCTCGACATCTTCGTGGCCAATGCCGGGATTGAGGGTGTGCATGCGCCCCTCACCGACTATCCACTGGAGACGTTTGACCAGGTGCTTGCGGTGAACGTCCGCGGCGTGTTTTTGGGACTGCGCCACGCGTTTCCTGCGCTCACAGAGCGCGGGGGTGGGAGCATCATCATCACATCGTCGGTGGCGGGCGTGCAGGGCACCGGACAGGTGTCGGCGTACACCACGAGCAAGCATGCCGTGGTGGGGCTCATGCGCGAGGCTGCCCGAGAGGGCGCGCCGCACAACATCCGCGTGAATACGGTGCATCCGGGACCGGTGGACAACCGCATGATGCGGTCGTTGGAATCTGGGTTTGCGCCCGACGACCCGGCGGCCGCGAAAAAACAGTTTGAGGCAGCCATCCCGCTCAACCGCTACGCCGACAACGACGATGTCGCCCGGGCGATGCTCTACTTGGCGAGCGACGAAAGCGCCTACATCACCGGCGCCCGCCACATGGTGGACGGCGGCATGACCGCCTGA
- a CDS encoding porin family protein, whose protein sequence is MSKITRTIATLLLLAFFALPAQAQESPLKIGLRGGFAQSTVYGDDVAQSDYRPGFSGGLFATYVVNDAFSIQPEVLYTVKGGKNIEFEGTTSDLRWRLDYIQVPVLLKLSAPLNGVITPRLYVGPQVSFLVGAEQNGVDVDDSLKSVDFGGVAGGEIGLDVSSFTGGVLDEIALDARYGLGLVALDDTAGELDVKNGTFTSSLSLRFGL, encoded by the coding sequence ATGTCTAAGATAACACGCACGATTGCAACCCTGCTTCTCCTCGCGTTTTTTGCGCTCCCGGCGCAGGCGCAGGAGTCGCCTCTAAAAATTGGCTTGCGCGGCGGATTTGCGCAGTCTACGGTGTATGGCGATGATGTGGCGCAGTCGGATTATCGTCCGGGCTTCTCGGGCGGCCTCTTTGCGACGTACGTCGTCAACGACGCGTTCTCCATTCAGCCCGAGGTGCTGTACACGGTGAAGGGCGGCAAAAACATCGAATTTGAGGGCACCACCTCGGACCTCCGCTGGCGCCTTGACTACATCCAGGTGCCGGTGCTCCTCAAGCTGAGCGCCCCGCTGAATGGCGTCATTACGCCACGGTTGTATGTGGGCCCGCAGGTGAGCTTCCTGGTTGGCGCTGAGCAGAATGGCGTTGACGTCGACGACAGCCTGAAGTCGGTTGACTTCGGCGGCGTGGCCGGTGGCGAAATTGGGCTCGACGTGTCGAGCTTCACGGGCGGCGTGCTCGATGAGATCGCCCTCGACGCCCGCTATGGGCTGGGGCTGGTTGCCCTCGACGACACCGCCGGCGAGCTGGACGTTAAAAACGGCACGTTCACGTCGTCGCTCAGCCTGCGGTTTGGCCTGTAG
- a CDS encoding zinc-ribbon domain-containing protein, translating to MPSVPDACPACGLELPDDVDDTCPYCGYEFPGRPLGNASWIAWVLAILLAWPAIKGLLYLFG from the coding sequence ATGCCTTCTGTCCCTGATGCGTGCCCCGCCTGCGGGCTCGAACTCCCCGACGACGTCGACGACACCTGTCCCTACTGCGGCTACGAATTTCCGGGGCGGCCGCTGGGCAACGCCTCGTGGATTGCATGGGTGCTGGCGATATTGCTGGCCTGGCCGGCCATCAAGGGGCTGCTCTACTTGTTCGGATAG
- a CDS encoding adenosylhomocysteinase, with protein MDHKEGAYKVRDISLADKGRKRIEWAESRMPVLMQLREKFSESKPFDGYKIAGCLHVTKETAVLVETLAACGAEVAWSGCNPLSTNDEVAAALAENGMAEIYAWYGQSTEDFYWSIDQTIQPKAPHLTLDDGADLIFRVHSEYPEMADTIVGGSEETTTGVHRLRAMDDDGKLLYPVFAVNDAETKWDFDNVYGTGQSTIDGILRASSVMLAGKNFVVAGYGHCSSGVAMRAKGMGANVIVTEVKPTAALKATLDGHRVMTMDEAAEIGDIFVTATGMKDVIRGRHFVKMKDGAVVANTGHYDVELNLKELAELSIDTRQVRDNNREYTLENGKRIFVLADGRLVNLAAAEGHPSEVMDMSFANQFMAHLTLVRKHESGDPLGPHVIDLPEELDQRIARIKLGTMGIDIDELTDEQEAYATDYSAGT; from the coding sequence ATGGATCACAAGGAAGGGGCGTACAAAGTCCGCGACATCAGCCTCGCGGACAAAGGGCGCAAGCGCATCGAATGGGCCGAGAGCCGCATGCCCGTGCTGATGCAGCTGCGCGAGAAGTTCTCCGAGAGCAAGCCGTTTGACGGCTACAAAATTGCCGGATGCTTGCACGTAACCAAGGAAACCGCCGTGCTGGTGGAAACGCTGGCCGCCTGCGGCGCCGAAGTGGCCTGGAGCGGCTGCAACCCACTGTCGACGAACGACGAAGTGGCCGCCGCGCTCGCCGAAAACGGCATGGCCGAGATCTATGCCTGGTACGGCCAGAGCACCGAGGACTTCTACTGGAGCATCGACCAAACCATCCAGCCGAAGGCGCCCCACCTGACGCTTGATGACGGCGCCGACCTCATCTTCCGCGTCCACTCCGAGTACCCCGAGATGGCCGACACCATCGTGGGCGGCTCCGAGGAAACCACCACCGGCGTGCACCGCCTCCGCGCCATGGACGACGACGGCAAGCTGCTCTACCCTGTCTTTGCCGTGAACGATGCCGAGACGAAGTGGGACTTCGACAACGTCTACGGCACCGGCCAGAGCACCATCGACGGCATCCTGCGCGCCTCCAGCGTAATGCTTGCCGGCAAAAACTTCGTGGTTGCGGGCTATGGCCATTGCAGCAGCGGCGTAGCGATGCGCGCGAAAGGCATGGGCGCCAACGTCATTGTAACGGAAGTGAAGCCGACGGCCGCACTTAAGGCCACCCTCGACGGCCACCGCGTCATGACGATGGACGAAGCCGCCGAGATTGGCGACATCTTTGTCACGGCCACCGGCATGAAGGATGTCATCCGCGGGCGTCACTTCGTGAAGATGAAGGACGGCGCCGTGGTTGCCAACACCGGCCACTACGATGTGGAGCTCAACCTGAAGGAGCTGGCCGAGCTCTCCATCGACACCCGCCAGGTGCGCGATAACAACCGCGAGTACACGCTCGAAAACGGCAAGCGTATCTTCGTGCTCGCTGACGGGCGCCTCGTGAACCTTGCAGCGGCCGAAGGCCACCCGAGCGAAGTGATGGACATGAGCTTCGCCAACCAGTTTATGGCCCACCTCACGCTGGTGCGCAAGCACGAAAGCGGCGACCCGCTCGGCCCGCACGTCATCGACCTGCCCGAGGAGCTCGACCAGCGCATCGCGCGCATCAAGCTCGGCACGATGGGCATCGACATCGACGAACTCACCGACGAGCAGGAGGCGTACGCCACGGATTATTCCGCGGGCACGTGA
- a CDS encoding Gfo/Idh/MocA family protein, whose protein sequence is MDTIRWGILGTGRIASDVTHDLKRLSAADVVAVGSRKAATADAFADRFDIPHRHASYAALVEDPAVDVVHIATPHVFHATHAMRAIEAGKAVLCEKPLALNASEADRLIASARAHNVFLMEALWTRFLPVMHRVRTLLSDGAVGAVQAMQATIGAPTPFDPRHRLYDPALGGGALLDLGIYPIALAFDVLGPPDAHTSTAALAPTGVDAQCGAVFSYNSGAQAVWHASLRADLGRTCSIAGPDGRLEGTRAWWKGAPFTWTRADGTTQRIAAPFEGNGYQFEARHVMRCLREGRTESPVLPLDESRAMAAVMDALRAGWGVEYPQEA, encoded by the coding sequence ATGGACACCATTCGTTGGGGCATTCTGGGAACCGGCCGCATCGCTTCCGATGTGACGCACGACCTGAAGCGCTTGTCCGCGGCCGACGTGGTGGCCGTGGGATCGCGGAAGGCAGCAACCGCCGACGCGTTCGCCGATCGGTTCGATATTCCGCACCGGCACGCTTCCTACGCGGCCCTCGTGGAGGACCCGGCCGTTGACGTGGTGCACATCGCCACGCCGCACGTCTTTCACGCGACGCATGCTATGCGCGCCATCGAAGCCGGAAAGGCGGTGTTGTGCGAGAAGCCCCTGGCCCTGAATGCGTCGGAAGCCGATCGGCTGATTGCGAGCGCCCGGGCGCACAACGTCTTTCTGATGGAAGCCCTGTGGACACGCTTTTTGCCGGTGATGCACCGCGTGCGCACGCTGCTGAGCGATGGGGCGGTGGGCGCTGTGCAGGCCATGCAGGCGACCATTGGCGCGCCTACGCCGTTTGACCCCCGCCACCGCCTGTACGATCCGGCCCTGGGCGGCGGGGCCCTGCTCGACCTGGGCATTTACCCGATTGCGCTCGCCTTCGATGTGCTGGGCCCGCCCGACGCCCACACCTCCACGGCCGCGCTCGCGCCCACAGGCGTAGATGCGCAGTGCGGCGCCGTCTTTTCGTACAATAGCGGTGCGCAGGCCGTATGGCATGCCTCCCTCCGCGCCGATCTTGGGCGCACGTGCAGCATCGCGGGCCCCGATGGACGCCTCGAAGGCACGCGGGCCTGGTGGAAAGGCGCTCCGTTTACGTGGACGCGTGCTGACGGCACCACCCAGCGCATCGCGGCGCCGTTTGAAGGCAACGGCTACCAGTTTGAGGCGCGCCACGTGATGAGATGTCTGCGCGAGGGCCGCACCGAAAGTCCCGTGCTGCCGCTGGACGAAAGCCGGGCCATGGCGGCCGTGATGGATGCGCTGCGTGCAGGCTGGGGCGTGGAGTACCCGCAAGAAGCGTAA